DNA from Bacillota bacterium:
ATCCCGCGGAAGCGGAAGCCTTTGTTGAGGCCACTCAAGTGGATACCCTTGCCGTCGCCATCGGTACTGCGCACGGGCAATACAAAGGGAAACCGAAACTGGATTTCCCACGTCTATCCGCCATCAGAAACAGGCTAAACCTGCCCTTGGTCCTCCATGGGGCCTCGGGCCTTGCTCATGAGGTGATCAGGGAATGCATCCGGCGGGGGATCAATAAGATTAACATTGCCACAGAACTGAAAGACTCGATGGCGGAGGCCATCAAAGAATGCTTCTGCAAGGATCCCACGGAGACGGATCCCCGTCGGTACATGGGCGCGGCCAAGGCCGCAGTGGAAAAGGTAGTACGGGAGAAGATCCTGCTGTGTGGCTGCAGTGGGTTGGCTGATGAACTCTAAGGTGGGATTTGGATTGCTCACAATTACCATGAACCCGAGTTTGGACAAAGTCTACTCCGTAGATGATTTCCAGGTGGGAAGAGTATTTCGGCCCCGGAGAGTAACCGCCACCGCCGGCGGCAAGGGACTGAATGTGGCCCGGGTGGCCGCCATCCTGGGTGTGGCCGTTACCGCCACCGGTGTGGTGGGCGGCAGGGTTGGTGCTTTTATCCAGGAGGAAGTAGAACGACGGAATATCCGGAATCGTTTCGTCCCCATTGCCGGCGAGACCCGGATTTGTATCAACATCACCGATGAAGTCAATCAAACCTCCACAGAGATCCTGGAACCAGGACCGACGGTTCAAGCGGAAGAAATAGAGAAATTCCTTGCCACATATGAAGAAGCCCTGGATGAATGTCACATTGTCACCGGTTCCGGCAGTCTCCCCCAAGGTTTGCCTAAGGACTTCTACCGACAGCTAATTAGTCGAGCCAAAGCCAAGGGAAGGCGGTTCGTTTTGGATACCAGTGGGGATTATCTGGTC
Protein-coding regions in this window:
- a CDS encoding 1-phosphofructokinase family hexose kinase — protein: MNPSLDKVYSVDDFQVGRVFRPRRVTATAGGKGLNVARVAAILGVAVTATGVVGGRVGAFIQEEVERRNIRNRFVPIAGETRICINITDEVNQTSTEILEPGPTVQAEEIEKFLATYEEALDECHIVTGSGSLPQGLPKDFYRQLISRAKAKGRRFVLDTSGDYLVEGLREQPYAIKPNQEELAKLSGKDTTDLQICVRLLIELKETGIELPVVTLGAAGCLAALDDGVYHFFGPPVKVVNPVGSGDSFVAGLAVGLLRGKDKQESIRLAMACGMANTQFFQTGMVSLDLVEKFQQGIQARKL